Proteins from a single region of Campylobacter sputorum:
- a CDS encoding lipid-binding SYLF domain-containing protein, translating into MKKLLFIATFLVSFLNADIVQNQKVYAATNLLQDFAIDRKITPNSKNMKNVRAIAVILGLKKGGAVLSFQGGKGIFVMKNHDNTWSSPLFFDYKGAGLGFQLGYQSSDVVMLFYTSRSFKNFFDSQLTLEANADATFVNGVGSGYKNEMGELATYIRSSSDNKGVFIGASIDSAMMRINDQDTNDYYERMYDYEDILNNSPKDSVQTKALKKILEKYFGTEHNFR; encoded by the coding sequence ATGAAAAAACTTTTATTCATAGCCACATTTTTAGTTAGTTTTTTAAATGCTGATATAGTTCAAAACCAAAAAGTATATGCAGCTACAAATTTATTGCAAGATTTTGCAATTGATAGAAAAATAACTCCAAATAGTAAAAATATGAAAAATGTAAGAGCTATAGCAGTTATACTTGGACTTAAAAAAGGCGGAGCGGTGCTATCTTTTCAAGGTGGAAAAGGAATTTTTGTGATGAAAAATCATGATAACACATGGTCTTCTCCTCTGTTTTTTGACTATAAAGGTGCTGGACTTGGTTTTCAACTTGGATACCAATCAAGCGATGTTGTTATGCTATTTTACACATCAAGATCATTTAAAAACTTTTTTGACTCTCAATTAACACTAGAAGCAAATGCGGATGCGACTTTTGTAAACGGGGTTGGAAGTGGTTATAAAAATGAAATGGGTGAGCTTGCAACATATATAAGAAGTAGTAGCGATAACAAAGGTGTGTTTATAGGTGCTAGTATCGATAGTGCTATGATGAGAATAAATGATCAAGATACAAACGACTACTATGAGAGAATGTATGATTATGAGGATATACTAAATAACTCTCCAAAAGATTCAGTTCAAACAAAGGCTCTTAAGAAAATTTTAGAAAAATACTTCGGAACAGAGCATAATTTCAGATAA
- a CDS encoding response regulator transcription factor codes for MKQLIAVIDDEEDIIDLLEYNLKKAGYEVVGFLNTTKIEKFLNEENVDLLIVDRNLKDIEGSDFVRELRAKNYTIPVIFLSAKTTNNEKLQGFDAGGDDYITKPFNIDELIARIKAVLKRTSKNSKTYEYRDIFIDTQSREILVENKHIELTKLELNLLIELIKNKNVVLSRDYLLQTIWDGENTNDKTVNIAIKRLREKIDPNKNKNYIKSIRGEGYILC; via the coding sequence ATGAAACAACTCATAGCAGTAATTGATGATGAAGAAGATATTATAGATTTATTAGAATACAATCTTAAAAAAGCTGGTTATGAAGTAGTAGGATTTTTAAATACTACAAAGATAGAAAAGTTTTTAAATGAAGAAAATGTTGATCTTCTTATAGTAGATAGAAATTTAAAAGATATAGAAGGAAGTGATTTTGTAAGGGAATTAAGAGCGAAAAACTACACTATTCCAGTTATCTTTCTTAGTGCAAAAACAACTAACAATGAAAAATTACAAGGATTTGACGCTGGTGGAGATGATTACATAACAAAACCTTTTAATATAGATGAGCTAATTGCTCGCATAAAAGCTGTTCTTAAAAGAACTTCAAAAAACTCTAAAACATACGAGTATAGAGATATTTTTATAGATACTCAAAGTAGAGAAATTTTAGTTGAAAATAAACATATTGAGCTTACTAAACTTGAACTAAATTTACTAATAGAACTTATCAAAAATAAAAATGTAGTTTTAAGCAGAGATTACTTACTTCAAACTATATGGGATGGCGAAAATACCAATGATAAAACAGTAAACATAGCCATAAAAAGACTAAGAGAAAAAATAGATCCAAATAAAAATAAAAATTATATCAAATCTATTCGTGGCGAGGGGTATATTTTGTGCTAA
- a CDS encoding lysophospholipid acyltransferase family protein, with protein sequence MKLWLKIRAFIYSVEFILSVLLVILLMAIFRKHNHKIRTLWAKFQLAFIGIKIDFHGKFDNSANMILMNHQSLLDIIVLESMYPGNLSWIAKKEIGEIPIIGLILKLPKMIPIDRKNPRSIVQLLKDVKDRLDDERVIAIFPEGTRGRGQKLLKFQTGAKVLTQKLNLKVQPVVLVNTRKILDSKDFTLSKGVIKVIALDMIDTSDENWLEKTRIKMQECLDKNR encoded by the coding sequence GTGAAGCTTTGGTTAAAAATTAGAGCTTTTATCTATAGTGTTGAGTTTATTCTCTCTGTGTTATTGGTTATATTATTAATGGCTATATTTAGAAAGCATAATCATAAAATAAGAACTCTTTGGGCTAAATTTCAACTTGCTTTTATAGGTATTAAGATAGATTTTCATGGTAAATTTGATAATAGTGCAAATATGATTTTGATGAATCATCAAAGTTTGCTTGATATAATAGTTTTAGAAAGCATGTATCCGGGGAATTTGAGTTGGATTGCTAAAAAAGAAATAGGCGAAATTCCCATAATAGGACTTATTTTAAAACTACCAAAAATGATACCAATTGATCGTAAAAATCCGCGATCGATAGTTCAGCTTTTAAAAGATGTCAAAGATAGATTGGATGATGAGCGTGTTATAGCTATATTTCCAGAAGGAACAAGGGGTAGGGGGCAAAAGCTTCTTAAGTTTCAAACTGGTGCTAAGGTTTTAACTCAAAAGTTAAATTTAAAAGTTCAACCAGTAGTTCTTGTAAATACTAGAAAAATTCTAGATAGCAAAGACTTTACATTAAGCAAAGGAGTTATAAAGGTTATAGCTCTTGATATGATAGATACTAGCGATGAAAACTGGCTTGAAAAAACTAGAATAAAAATGCAAGAGTGTTTAGATAAAAATAGATGA
- a CDS encoding MATE family efflux transporter — MKTFSLSKLAFPIYLDMILKLATIIINTYMISLIDVNLIGAMGAGNQIFSLFVTVFSFLAVGCSVFVAQALGANLKLIALKATHISISFNALLGLICGILVFIFSKEILHLLNIPDILLVDATYYLRALSVVFFIDAIAILISAIIRVYGYTMHILVVSIIINLITIIGNAIVLFEPFGMPHLGLLGVGISTAFGRFIGIFMLCFVLFGIIGLKFYFAMLFKFKLSILQKILSVGMPSAGENLLWIGQYLVAFSFVASMGENSLSVQTIYFQISAFIFFGGSAISIANEVIVGRLVGSNELNLAYKKAFLALKVGIFSTAAFLCIVLFAKEFIMNLYHLNDELKNIMRPLFYLSLILELGRTLNIVMVNSLRASGDAKFPFLMGIIFMWGVSLPVGYFLGIYMQMGILGVWIGFTCDEWLRGLANTYRWKSKKWQNKRLV; from the coding sequence TTGAAAACTTTTTCTCTTAGCAAATTAGCTTTTCCAATCTATCTTGATATGATTTTAAAGCTTGCAACTATAATCATAAATACATATATGATAAGTCTTATAGATGTAAATTTAATTGGAGCTATGGGAGCTGGAAATCAAATTTTTAGCCTTTTTGTAACTGTGTTTAGTTTTTTAGCTGTTGGGTGCTCTGTTTTTGTAGCTCAAGCACTTGGGGCAAATTTAAAACTAATTGCACTAAAAGCAACTCATATAAGTATATCTTTTAATGCCCTACTTGGCTTAATCTGTGGCATTTTGGTTTTTATTTTCTCCAAAGAAATACTTCATCTTTTAAACATTCCAGACATACTTTTAGTAGATGCGACATATTATTTAAGGGCATTATCTGTGGTATTTTTCATAGATGCCATAGCCATACTAATATCGGCTATAATTAGAGTTTATGGCTATACAATGCATATTTTAGTTGTTTCTATTATAATAAATTTAATAACCATTATAGGAAACGCTATAGTTTTGTTCGAGCCTTTTGGTATGCCTCATCTTGGACTTCTTGGAGTTGGAATTTCAACAGCTTTTGGTAGATTTATCGGTATTTTTATGCTGTGTTTTGTGTTATTTGGGATAATAGGACTTAAATTTTACTTTGCAATGCTTTTTAAATTTAAACTTTCAATACTTCAAAAAATACTATCAGTTGGTATGCCAAGTGCTGGCGAAAATCTGCTTTGGATAGGTCAGTATCTAGTTGCTTTTAGTTTTGTAGCAAGTATGGGCGAAAATTCTCTAAGCGTTCAAACTATATACTTTCAAATTTCAGCTTTTATATTTTTTGGAGGAAGTGCTATAAGTATAGCAAACGAAGTCATAGTAGGAAGGCTTGTTGGATCAAATGAGCTAAATTTAGCATACAAAAAAGCATTTCTTGCACTTAAAGTTGGTATTTTTAGTACGGCGGCATTTTTGTGTATAGTTTTGTTTGCAAAAGAATTTATAATGAACCTATACCACCTAAATGATGAACTAAAAAATATAATGAGACCATTATTTTACTTAAGCCTTATTTTAGAGCTTGGTAGAACTTTAAATATCGTGATGGTAAATTCTCTTCGTGCAAGCGGGGACGCAAAATTTCCTTTTTTAATGGGGATAATTTTTATGTGGGGAGTTTCTTTGCCTGTTGGATATTTTCTTGGAATTTATATGCAAATGGGAATTTTAGGAGTTTGGATAGGTTTTACTTGTGATGAATGGTTAAGAGGACTTGCAAATACTTATAGATGGAAAAGTAAAAAATGGCAAAACAAAAGACTTGTATAA
- a CDS encoding ATP-binding protein: protein MLKINHLFLANFFIIFLITFGTYTFFSYKTQKDATEISQQQKITNISKILNHESLDLNEEFIDYVSAQTKLNIGIFDKKNSPIILSDKSLKDIILKKELKTAEIFEFLTPNSKQMLGLYLQNKKYNILITSEKKQTKTDMSLFTNKGFNIASICFIILFIIYKIFQTRIEKEIYKIIDFLSNISQSNYNVALENTKSTDLKLLYDSLNLTKEKLQEKDKKNRKKSAKIRFRNMQLEAILSSISHEFKNPIAIIKASIQTIQNDPNMDIATKNKFINKIEKNCIKLTNLIDRLKINLEDEEINIKKTDFDISKLAKEVTQNLQEKYQNRNIIINSDNNSIMNADKTMIEQVIANLVENALKYSKDDILIEIKNGKFMVIDKGIGIPQDEIKLVTKKFYRVNKNNWNNSFGLGLYIVKFMLKLHDISLIILSKEGVGSQIGFKFKLF from the coding sequence GTGCTAAAAATAAATCACCTTTTTTTAGCTAATTTTTTCATCATTTTTCTTATCACATTTGGAACATATACATTTTTTTCATACAAAACACAAAAAGATGCTACAGAAATTTCCCAACAACAAAAAATTACAAATATTTCCAAAATTCTAAATCACGAAAGTTTAGATTTAAATGAAGAATTTATAGATTATGTATCAGCACAAACAAAGCTAAATATAGGAATTTTCGATAAGAAAAACTCACCTATTATATTAAGTGATAAAAGTTTAAAAGATATAATTTTAAAAAAAGAATTAAAAACCGCAGAGATATTTGAATTTTTAACTCCAAATTCTAAACAAATGCTTGGACTTTATTTGCAAAACAAAAAATACAACATATTAATTACCTCAGAAAAAAAGCAAACAAAAACAGATATGAGTCTTTTTACAAACAAAGGTTTTAATATAGCTTCGATTTGTTTTATAATTCTTTTTATCATATATAAAATTTTTCAAACGCGCATAGAAAAAGAGATATATAAGATAATTGACTTTTTAAGCAATATTTCACAAAGCAATTACAATGTAGCTCTAGAAAATACAAAAAGTACCGACTTAAAACTATTATACGATAGTTTAAATTTAACAAAAGAAAAATTACAAGAAAAGGATAAAAAAAATCGAAAAAAATCAGCTAAAATTCGCTTTAGAAATATGCAACTTGAAGCAATTTTAAGCTCAATATCTCATGAGTTTAAAAATCCAATTGCGATAATTAAAGCTAGTATTCAAACTATACAAAATGATCCAAATATGGACATAGCAACAAAAAATAAATTCATAAACAAGATAGAAAAAAACTGCATAAAACTAACAAATCTTATAGATAGATTAAAAATAAATTTAGAAGATGAAGAGATAAATATAAAAAAGACAGATTTTGATATATCTAAACTTGCAAAGGAAGTCACTCAAAATCTGCAAGAAAAATATCAAAATAGAAATATCATCATAAATAGCGATAATAATAGCATTATGAACGCAGATAAAACTATGATCGAGCAAGTTATAGCAAATTTAGTAGAAAATGCACTTAAATACTCAAAAGATGATATTTTAATAGAGATAAAAAATGGCAAATTTATGGTTATTGACAAAGGAATAGGCATACCACAAGATGAGATAAAATTAGTAACAAAGAAATTTTACCGCGTAAATAAAAACAACTGGAATAACTCTTTTGGATTAGGGCTTTATATAGTTAAATTTATGCTTAAACTTCACGATATTTCATTAATCATACTAAGTAAAGAAGGTGTTGGCTCTCAAATAGGCTTTAAATTTAAACTTTTTTGA
- a CDS encoding type II toxin-antitoxin system YafQ family toxin: MNIKNAIRPDFLLIHRKENKILVLTLVDLGNHSELFS; this comes from the coding sequence ATGAATATAAAAAATGCTATAAGACCTGATTTTTTGCTAATTCATAGAAAAGAAAATAAGATTTTAGTATTAACTCTTGTTGATTTGGGAAATCATAGTGAGCTTTTTAGTTAG
- a CDS encoding M48 family metallopeptidase: MAKQKTCINFHNFEIYLTIKKIKYARLKVSKTGEISLNIPYNFNENLVYEMLNKHKEWLEKTLSKIKSNFLPKDKIRFLGKIYNLKFDENTKQTEFIKDTLVTKNEANLEKFLKQKAMEIFTHYINSYKPYIKKPINRICIRKMSTRWGSCNTKKGYINLNLNLIFKNADLIEYVILHELTHLLYPHHKKEFYEFIKNLMPDYKDREKSLR; the protein is encoded by the coding sequence ATGGCAAAACAAAAGACTTGTATAAATTTTCATAACTTTGAAATTTATCTAACAATAAAAAAGATAAAATACGCACGACTTAAAGTTAGTAAAACTGGCGAAATTTCGCTTAATATCCCTTATAATTTCAATGAAAATTTAGTCTATGAAATGCTAAATAAACACAAAGAGTGGCTAGAAAAAACTTTATCAAAAATAAAATCAAATTTTTTACCAAAAGATAAAATTAGATTTTTAGGTAAAATTTATAACCTTAAATTTGATGAAAATACTAAACAAACAGAGTTTATAAAAGACACACTAGTAACTAAAAATGAAGCAAATTTAGAAAAATTCTTAAAACAAAAAGCTATGGAAATTTTTACTCATTATATAAATTCATACAAACCATATATCAAAAAACCCATAAACCGCATTTGTATACGCAAAATGTCGACGCGTTGGGGAAGTTGCAATACTAAAAAAGGTTATATAAATTTAAATTTAAATCTTATTTTTAAAAATGCGGATTTGATAGAGTATGTCATATTACACGAGCTAACGCACCTTTTATATCCACATCATAAAAAAGAATTTTATGAATTTATAAAAAATCTAATGCCTGATTATAAAGATAGAGAAAAAAGTCTAAGATAG
- a CDS encoding sulfatase-like hydrolase/transferase — MISISFFILSLLFLFFVKHKFIKIFGVAFCFLFCLISIFNVLLFHYTGSYLNFGNLNIFLFSIKGAPLLSFYKQILFILALIFASILFSVIVYKRVNSFKKSFKFANVLWGISVILAICFNPLTNSLFQMYIISNFQYHPAFIKKFNEVYKKPVFQKPLKNKNIVYIYLESFSRNFTTKFENLTPNINTLSNRLEFSNINQINNGASITLEGLFASACGYPYSVLKYAKNDNVRISNCEFKNSNMICANELLKKLGYYTYFIKGASLEFQNTRGFLEYMKYDEMQGKEELLKRGAKNLNEWGVDDDEMFEFVFDDFLRLSQSKDKFLQVVLNVGMHVPSGFISKKCENLKYLDGSNSMLNAAKCTDFLVGEFVNKIRASKYSKNTIIVMQSDHLLPYSVVDGISDEKMGDSKLFFTILDDDINGTKIVQNYGSSLDTFTTFLGYMGISNEMNLGRNILKEKSINKSIPGLFYQGAMMIGDSVEYK, encoded by the coding sequence ATGATTTCAATTTCGTTTTTTATCTTATCTTTACTATTTTTATTTTTTGTAAAACATAAATTTATTAAGATTTTTGGAGTTGCTTTTTGTTTTTTATTTTGCTTAATTAGTATTTTTAATGTTTTGTTGTTTCACTACACTGGAAGTTACTTAAATTTTGGAAATTTAAATATCTTTTTATTTAGCATTAAAGGTGCACCACTTTTAAGTTTTTATAAACAGATTTTATTTATTTTAGCTCTTATCTTTGCTAGTATTTTATTTAGTGTGATAGTTTATAAAAGAGTTAATTCATTTAAAAAAAGCTTTAAATTTGCAAATGTTTTGTGGGGAATTTCCGTGATTTTAGCGATTTGTTTTAATCCGCTTACAAACTCGCTTTTTCAAATGTATATAATCTCAAACTTTCAGTATCATCCAGCTTTTATTAAGAAATTCAATGAAGTTTATAAAAAGCCAGTTTTTCAAAAACCTTTAAAAAATAAAAATATAGTTTATATTTATTTAGAGAGTTTTAGTAGAAATTTCACTACTAAATTTGAAAACTTAACGCCAAATATCAATACTTTATCAAATAGACTTGAATTTTCTAATATAAATCAAATAAATAATGGTGCAAGTATTACATTAGAAGGACTTTTTGCAAGTGCGTGTGGGTATCCTTACTCTGTTTTGAAATACGCAAAAAATGATAATGTTAGGATATCGAATTGTGAGTTTAAAAACTCAAATATGATTTGTGCAAATGAGCTTTTAAAAAAGCTAGGGTATTACACTTATTTTATAAAAGGTGCCAGTTTAGAGTTTCAAAACACAAGAGGGTTTTTAGAATATATGAAGTATGATGAAATGCAAGGCAAAGAAGAGCTCTTAAAAAGAGGTGCTAAAAACTTAAACGAGTGGGGCGTGGATGATGATGAGATGTTTGAGTTTGTCTTTGATGACTTTTTAAGGCTTTCTCAAAGTAAAGATAAGTTTTTGCAAGTTGTATTAAATGTAGGAATGCATGTTCCAAGTGGCTTTATCTCAAAAAAATGTGAAAATTTAAAATACCTTGATGGCTCAAATTCTATGCTAAATGCTGCTAAATGCACTGACTTTTTGGTTGGCGAGTTTGTAAATAAAATCAGGGCTTCAAAATACTCTAAAAACACAATCATAGTTATGCAAAGCGATCACTTGTTGCCTTATAGTGTCGTTGATGGAATAAGTGATGAAAAAATGGGAGATTCTAAACTATTTTTTACGATTTTGGATGATGATATAAATGGCACAAAAATAGTGCAAAATTATGGTTCATCACTTGATACTTTTACTACTTTTTTGGGCTATATGGGGATAAGCAATGAGATGAATTTAGGTAGAAATATCTTAAAAGAAAAGTCAATCAACAAAAGTATCCCAGGTCTATTTTATCAAGGTGCAATGATGATAGGTGATAGCGTAGAGTATAAGTAG
- a CDS encoding type II toxin-antitoxin system YafQ family toxin, producing MQKTSKNLLKKIKHDKDLVNELKKVVDMLANDEILDKRYKNHSLNDEYKKCYKT from the coding sequence ATACAAAAAACTTCAAAAAATCTTTTAAAAAAAATAAAACACGATAAAGACTTAGTAAATGAGTTAAAAAAAGTCGTTGATATGTTAGCAAATGATGAAATTTTAGATAAAAGATATAAAAATCATAGCCTAAATGATGAATATAAAAAATGCTATAAGACCTGA
- a CDS encoding SH3 domain-containing protein, with amino-acid sequence MRFFLVSIIFISTLFGEPSVFDMFNEALSKENTQKDEKDTKILDLFKSTQKDSQVDKKTQQNNQNNQISVEEMQNVAPTDEVNLNLKDEQIYEKVEPTKINLNVSNMPKSVLQNEIFKFDVIADISDNIDISMHTDITTSSNLEILNSNFEWVDIGNAKYKAIIWAVVKSSSNTNMDLKLTLNKNGEFYQSASISPQFPKINVLNTNSNFSQIVADNLKILKYKTSHFDDKNYIMVVEARVKNGDLSLFHLNNKHIIKQGVDSIKGDYSNQSAFYFVTFDPTLKSLDFNYYNTKSKTFENFSLKVEVEGDEISTQIGLNPQESEFKFYKDLLVYSLILFFAAMFVWKRKYYMLVLSVFFIAIAIYSYNPFGKATLMANSNVRIIPTERSTIFYISKNNESVKILGSKDDYKKILMKDGQIGWVKSEALVKN; translated from the coding sequence TTGAGATTTTTTTTAGTATCTATAATTTTCATATCAACTCTTTTTGGCGAACCTAGTGTATTTGATATGTTTAATGAAGCGTTATCTAAAGAAAATACCCAAAAGGATGAAAAAGATACAAAAATTTTAGATCTTTTTAAATCTACACAAAAAGATTCACAAGTAGATAAAAAAACGCAACAAAATAACCAAAATAATCAAATTAGCGTAGAAGAAATGCAAAATGTAGCTCCAACTGATGAGGTAAATTTAAATTTAAAAGATGAACAAATTTACGAAAAAGTTGAACCTACTAAAATAAATTTAAATGTATCAAATATGCCAAAAAGTGTATTGCAAAATGAGATTTTTAAATTTGATGTTATTGCAGATATTAGTGATAATATAGATATATCTATGCATACAGATATAACCACATCTTCAAATTTAGAAATTTTAAATTCAAACTTTGAATGGGTTGATATAGGAAATGCTAAATACAAAGCCATTATTTGGGCTGTTGTAAAAAGTAGCTCAAATACTAATATGGATTTAAAATTAACTTTAAATAAAAATGGAGAATTTTATCAATCTGCTTCTATATCTCCGCAATTTCCAAAAATAAATGTATTAAATACAAATTCAAATTTCTCGCAAATAGTTGCAGACAATTTAAAAATTTTAAAATACAAAACAAGCCATTTTGATGATAAAAATTACATAATGGTTGTTGAAGCAAGAGTAAAAAACGGCGATTTGTCGCTTTTTCATTTAAACAATAAACACATAATAAAACAAGGTGTGGATTCTATAAAAGGAGATTATAGCAATCAAAGTGCATTTTATTTTGTGACATTTGATCCCACTTTAAAAAGTTTAGATTTTAATTACTATAATACAAAGTCAAAGACATTCGAAAATTTCTCTTTAAAAGTTGAAGTTGAGGGTGATGAGATAAGCACTCAAATAGGATTAAATCCGCAGGAAAGCGAGTTTAAATTTTATAAAGATTTGCTTGTGTATTCTTTGATACTTTTCTTTGCTGCTATGTTTGTATGGAAAAGAAAGTATTATATGCTTGTTTTAAGCGTTTTTTTTATAGCAATTGCCATTTATAGTTATAATCCTTTTGGCAAAGCAACACTTATGGCAAACTCAAATGTTCGGATTATCCCAACAGAAAGATCTACTATTTTTTATATATCAAAAAATAATGAAAGCGTAAAGATACTTGGTAGCAAAGATGATTATAAAAAAATTCTGATGAAAGATGGTCAAATAGGATGGGTAAAAAGTGAAGCTTTGGTTAAAAATTAG
- a CDS encoding type II secretion system protein, producing MKKGFTMIELIFVIVILGILAAVAIPRLSATRDDAEAVKAATNLSTIISDLGAYYTSQGAFADDLAQMTNVQLTAAVEGKDGGEGATGNLAAAGTDCLTIVLHKAVPINESEVGSGKPAHIAVTGINNNNAICKKIHSMGSIDKILNGKFKYPAVKTAKTSNSAAVIEDADSNNGEFAVSGMSVKF from the coding sequence ATGAAAAAAGGTTTTACTATGATTGAGTTGATCTTCGTGATCGTTATTTTAGGTATTTTAGCAGCAGTTGCTATCCCAAGACTTTCAGCAACTAGAGATGATGCTGAGGCTGTAAAAGCAGCGACAAATCTTTCTACTATTATAAGTGATTTAGGTGCTTACTATACTTCACAAGGTGCTTTTGCAGACGATTTAGCACAAATGACAAATGTTCAACTCACAGCAGCAGTAGAAGGTAAGGATGGTGGTGAAGGCGCAACTGGAAATTTGGCAGCAGCTGGAACTGATTGTCTTACAATTGTATTACATAAAGCAGTTCCTATAAATGAAAGTGAAGTTGGTAGCGGTAAACCAGCCCATATAGCAGTTACAGGTATAAATAATAACAATGCTATTTGTAAAAAAATTCATAGTATGGGATCAATTGATAAGATTTTGAATGGTAAATTTAAGTATCCAGCTGTCAAAACTGCTAAAACTAGTAACTCAGCTGCTGTAATAGAAGATGCAGATAGTAATAACGGAGAGTTTGCAGTAAGTGGAATGAGTGTTAAATTCTAA
- a CDS encoding fluoride efflux transporter FluC has product MNIASLFAVGFGGFIGALLRFYVGILCIKLLPTHFYFSTLIVNLISSFFIGFFLSFLISSNLKNFIVVGILGGLSTFSTFSYENFIYLQNGEFIKLCINIFLNVFLCLAFCCIGNFIAKAFYI; this is encoded by the coding sequence ATGAATATAGCTTCATTGTTTGCTGTTGGATTTGGCGGTTTTATAGGTGCTTTGCTTAGATTTTATGTTGGTATTTTATGCATTAAACTTTTGCCAACACACTTTTATTTTTCTACTCTTATAGTAAATTTAATATCTTCATTTTTTATAGGATTTTTTCTAAGTTTTCTTATATCATCAAATTTAAAAAATTTCATAGTTGTTGGAATTTTGGGCGGACTTAGCACATTTTCCACATTTAGTTACGAAAATTTTATATATTTACAAAATGGCGAATTTATAAAGCTGTGTATAAATATCTTTTTAAATGTTTTCTTGTGCCTAGCTTTTTGTTGTATAGGAAATTTCATCGCCAAAGCATTTTACATTTAA